Below is a genomic region from Candidatus Krumholzibacteriia bacterium.
TCCACCATAGGGCCAAAGCCCGGTAAGAGTGCAAACTATCAAGCCCCGAAGGGGAAGTCAAGACGGGTACGCCCGGCAGGATTTGAACCTGCGGCCCACGGCTTAGAAGGCCGTTGCTCTATCCAACTGAGCTACGGGCGCATGGTCGGGGCGACTGGATTCGAACCAGCGACCACCTGCTCCCAAAGCAGGCACGCTACCAGACTGCGCTACGCCCCGGAGGACTCACAATAGTTTCGAAGTGGCGAACTGTCAACGAGAGGGAAGAGATTCGAGCAGGGGAGCCAGGGCTTCGAGGGCCCGAAAGCGATGACTGTGCCGGTTTTTCTCTTCCTCACTGAGTTCGGCCAGGGTCTGGCCCTCTTCCGGCAAGAGAAAGACGGGGTCGTAGCCAAAGCCCTGCTCTCCGCGCGGCTCCCGGTCGATGAGACCCTCCAGGCGGCCTTCTGCGAGAAGACAATCTTCTCCCGGAGCCGGACAGAAGGCGATGACCGTCCGGAAACGAGCACTGCGCTTCTCATCGGGCACTTCCTGCAGCAGGGCCAGGGCCTTGCGCCAGTTGTCCTCGTAGCTGCACCCCGGGCCGGCCCAGCGAGCCGCAAAGACACCGGGGGCGCCGCCGAGAGCATCGATCTCCAAACCCGTGTCGTCGGCCAAAACGGCAGAACCGGTGAAGGCGGCAATTTCGCGAGCCTTCTTCGCGGCGTTCTCTTCAATGGTCGCCCCGTCTTCAATGACCTCCGGCAGGGGTTCTGAATGGGAAACCACTTCCAGGGGAAGCCCCAGTGTTTTGATAATGGCCGTAATTTCCTCGACCTTGTGAGGGTTGCCGGTGGCAAGGACGATCTTCACCCCAGAATCTCCTTCTGCATTTCGATCAGGGTTGCATTGCCAGCGGTCGCCAGATCCAGCAGTCGGTCCAGTTCATCGCGGGAGAAGGTGCTCTCTTCGCCGGTGCCCTGCACTTCCACGAAATTGCCGTCCTCATCCATGATGACATTCATGTCCACATCGGCCCGCGAGTCTTCCGGGTAGTCCAGGTCGAGCAGAGGCTCTCCGTCTACCATGCCGACACTCACGGCGCTCATTAGTCGAAGCAGGGGCGACTTCTTCAGCTTCAGGCTCTTCAGGGCTTCGTGAAGGGCCAGCACTGCTCCCGTGATCGAAGCGGTGCGCGTGCCACCATCGGCTTCAATGACATCGCAGTCCACGGTGATCGTGACTTCCGGCAGAAGAGACAGGTCGCAGACCGCACGCAGGCTGCGGCCGATGAGCCGCTGGATTTCCATGGTGCGCCCTCCGGCACCCCTGCGCTCGCGACCGACCCTCTCCGGACTGCTGGCCGGAAGCATCGAGTACTCCGCCGTGATCCAGCCCGCCCCGTCGCGCTTCCAGGGGGGAGCGCCATGGCGGATAGAGGCCGCACAAAGGACTCTCGTCTCCCCGAAATGCACCATAACCGAGGCCGGCTGGTTCTTCAGGTAGCCAGTTTCGAATTGAATGTCGCGCAGCTTGTCCGTCCTGCGCCCGGATTTGCGAGGGCTCATCGCTCTTCCTTTCGGTCCAGCAGGGTCAGGTTCTCGATCGATTCTCCCAGAAAGGACTCTCCGATCTGTCGGAAGCGAAGAGGAAGGTCGCTGACAAATACCTCGAGGGACCCCTGCTCACTGTCCGATGTTTCCAGTTCTCCGCTTCCCAACAATTCTGACAGCTCGCCGGC
It encodes:
- the rdgB gene encoding RdgB/HAM1 family non-canonical purine NTP pyrophosphatase yields the protein MKIVLATGNPHKVEEITAIIKTLGLPLEVVSHSEPLPEVIEDGATIEENAAKKAREIAAFTGSAVLADDTGLEIDALGGAPGVFAARWAGPGCSYEDNWRKALALLQEVPDEKRSARFRTVIAFCPAPGEDCLLAEGRLEGLIDREPRGEQGFGYDPVFLLPEEGQTLAELSEEEKNRHSHRFRALEALAPLLESLPSR
- the rph gene encoding ribonuclease PH; translation: MSPRKSGRRTDKLRDIQFETGYLKNQPASVMVHFGETRVLCAASIRHGAPPWKRDGAGWITAEYSMLPASSPERVGRERRGAGGRTMEIQRLIGRSLRAVCDLSLLPEVTITVDCDVIEADGGTRTASITGAVLALHEALKSLKLKKSPLLRLMSAVSVGMVDGEPLLDLDYPEDSRADVDMNVIMDEDGNFVEVQGTGEESTFSRDELDRLLDLATAGNATLIEMQKEILG